GAACCAAAGTTTTAGGTAAAAGACCCTGGTCAGTAATAATTGTCCAAGACAGAGATTCATGGCCAGCTGCAGGGTCCAGCTCCCCTGGCCAGGAGATGGAGGCTGGGAGTAGAGATACTCCCTCTTGTTCTATTTACACTGGGCAGAACTCATCAGGTGCCACAACAGGACATGTTCATCTCCCCTGTGCTGCGATGGCAGCTTGCAGCAGAAGGGCTGAGGAGGTCAGAGGGTGAAGGTTAAACACAGATCAGGGGAATGGCCTGAGGCTCTGTTCCTTCTTCTTACCTGACTCAGCAGTGCTAAAACTGCCACAGTGGGAACCCACGCTCGCTCTTGGTGGGAGAGCTCGGACACAAGTATGCAcggcccctgcctgcagccatcTGGCAGCCAGCATGCTGACACAGTGACACACGCGGTGTCCCCTGCAGTGTGGGCATGCAGATCTcgtcctgccttccccagcctgTACATCCATCGGCCCATCATCCCTTCTCCCACTGCTGATTCACAGTCTCTACATTAGTAGAGCTTCAAACATGACTTTTGTCCTTGAATAATTGattgtgtttctgtttgcaaGTGAGCAGAGAGCAGATCTGTCTCCTGAAATTGAATCAGGGCTCCCTCATTTTCTGCATCTGCACTAGTTTACTTGGGCTTCAGATTTTCGGAGCTGGGGAAATCCCAGGATAGCAGCTCTCTTCTGTCCTCTCATACCGTTTAGGCCAATCCCCATCACAGAGTTTGTCACTGTGGATAATGTAAGCAACAAACCAGTGTGGAGCATCTTCAATTGTTAGCTGTTTCAGTTGGACTCACAGGGACTCAACACACCAGAACAGGAAAtttctgccccttccctgcctcagtttccccaccctGTGGAAACGGTGAGGTGGGGTTGTGTTTTGCAGGTCTCACTTCTCAGTCACTCTCTGGAAGGCTTCTTGAAGCTGGCGTTCAGTACATCTCATGGCCCTGTCTGGCTCTATTTATAGATGTCAGCCGACTCCGAAGGCAGGTGGCTGTCCTTACCGCAGGCATCGAGGGCTACCTACCAACTCCAGCAGGCTCCCCAGCCATCTGGTCTCACAGCCCCCAACGTAGGATCCCAGAGACTCATTGCTCAGAGAGCCTTTTTATAGCTCAGTTTGCCCTGTCAGTGCCAAGCTTCTTccctgctgggagaggagaccatGCAGACAGGGTCTTCTGGAGTGGCTGGAGGATGTAGAGTCTGCTTTGGCTTCTGCGTATTCACCTCTGCTCCACTGTCAGTTCGCTCCAGCCGCGTTGTTTGTCTCTGCTAGCTCTGATGTGCGCAGGAATATGGAGCCATGGAGAAGGGTATACTTTGGTGCAGGGGCTGTGAGTTTCTTCTCCCACACCTTTGGAAAACGGGTGTCAGAGTCATCTGAGCAATAGCAGAGCTTCCCTCCCTTAAGCCTGAGAAACACGGTCCCAATGGCAACTGGTGTTTTCATTTAACGTACAGAAGCTGGACTTACAACTGAACCCAGGTGGCCTGGCAGGTCTGTGTTTAGAGTTTACGAAGTCTTTCCACTGCTCTGAGAACTAGCAAGACAATCTTATTAAGATTGCAGCAAAACCCTGAAACGGACAGCTTGAGCAGCTCGAGTGTTGTGCACAGCCGTGGGACTCGAGTTACAGGCTGTAACATCGCTGGCATTTGTCAAGGGGAAGTTGAGGGCCAGAGAATTCAGTACCTCAAGTCGGGTGGGAGGAATAGCTGGTGTGTGCAAGCTGTGAGCCCACCTGCTCAGGGTGTCTGCGCGCTGGGATCGCTGCCCCAGCGTGACATGGAGACGGGGAAAGGGAGGACGCGGCAGtagggcagctgctggaagagctAAGCGCTAACCCACCTATCCAAGAGAAAGCCCTGTGTCTGCATAGCTTCCAAAGTCATTGCTGTGCTGTGACGGGTGCTGCTGTGCCATACATGAGGAGCGGCCCTTGTCGTGTAGACAAGCACAGCGCTACCTAGGAGTTAGGATCGAAAGCCAGGGTTTCTCACGAGAGTGCAGGGACTGAGAACTAGCCCTGTGAACGAGTCTGCAGAGATCGTGTGGCCACACGGCCTGTCTCCACTGCTGTGTGGTGACCACCTCTTCCTCATCCCCCAGGTACTTCCCAGCCCCATCATCAGCTCCAATGGGCCAGGAGAAGATAAACTATTCCGGAGCCAAAGTGCCGACGTCGAAATAACAACAGAGAAGGAGAGGTTGAAGAAGATGCTTTCAGAAGGGTGAGGCTGCCACAAGAGCTCTCTGCTTCCGACTCCTAAACTGTCTATTCTGGCAGGATTTGGTGCATGTCCCTGTCATCCCAGTGCTTGCAGAGCCCTTCAATGACTGAGTGGCCTCATCCCAAATGTTTTTGACCCAATGCCACTTCTTTAGGTAGCTGAGTAATTCCCCATGTCCGCTGCTGCTCAGACCCTCCACCGTACCaatttcccctcttccccagtAGAAAGTTATTGCAGCTTGGAGGTGAAATCTGCTGTTCAGGCAGCGTGGGAAGGAGAATGCTTTGTGCCCGCAGTGGGGATGAGTTGATGCCAGTTATCTACAGATCAGTAGTTTGTGATACCAGAAGATGTTCACACTTTTCCAGCTGGCCCAGGGCTGCATTTGTGTTAATTCCCCTGATGATTCCAGCAAAgtccctgctgcttctgctctttgtCTGTTCAAAAGACTCTGGGCTGGATTCTGCCCTGTGGCTCCTGTTGAGCTCCCAGCTGAAcacttagaatatttttaaatcaaaagcaaGTGTCCTTTGCTACCTTCTCCTGAGTCTGGGGTGGTAGGGTTTTATTCAAAGCAAACTCAGATCTaacaaggattttaaaaatggattcaCAGTGCTACATTACAAAACTCCATTATAGTAGCTGTATCTCCCCCACCCTATTAATCTCACATTGTGGTTTCTGCTGTTTCAAGCAAGCACACGTGGCCTCAAAGTCAAATATTATCCGGGTATAAAGGAAGGAGATGCAGATTCAGGGCTGGAAGAAGCATTTAAATTTGGAAAACGATATGAAAGCCAAACAGAAAActgtggaggagcaggagctgcctggcaCTTCCAAGAGCATGATGTCAATGCATGTTAGCGCTGGGGGAAGAAACCTTCCTGCTGAGACTCTCTTATGCTCTCTTGCACACTTCTCCTGTTCTCTCCCACAGTTCAGTGAGTGAGGTCCAGTGGGAGGCCGAATTCTTCAGCCTCCAGGACAACAACAACAAGCTCGTGGCTGCTCTCCATGAAGCCAATGCCAATGTGGACCAGTGGAAGAAGCAGCTGGCTGCTTATCAGGAGGAGACGGAAACACTGCGGCAGCGGGTGAGCACAGGAGGGCCCTTGCAGAGCAGGTCAGAGGAAGCCCCATTCCAGAGCAGATGGTGCCCTTGACCCCATTCTCCCATCAGTTTCCATGGGTGTCAGCAGGAGATGGGATGGAAATCCAGGATGCTGCATGAGCCTGGCAGGGAAAACATGTCAGGGAATAAGGCCATGTAACTGGGGAGCTCTCAACAAGAGctcctgttttctgcagagcaaGTTGGGGGTGTGTCGAGTCCCTGTGGATAAAGGGAGGAAACCAGAGCACAAAGTCAAAGAATACCAGCTTCCCTTCAGATTTTCTGGGGGCagttcccagctgccagcaatACTGAGTAAGGCCCATGCTTCCCCCCACCAAGCCGGGCATCAGGGCAATCTTCTGGCTGCTGACAGGAAGGATGAAGATTGCTTTATCTGCTATAATTAGCTTGAATCCAAGCTGCAACATCATGAAACCCGGGTGACACAGTACAAACAAGCCCTTGTTCGGTTGGGATAATAGGATCTTTTGACCTATGTAATGTCAGAAAGGTCACAGATCAACTGAGGAGGCCTGTGTGCATCTGGGCAGAGGAGTGACAGTCACACGGTTGGGTATGTTGGGAGAGAACTGCAGAGTACTTGGGAAAGGTTTTAGGACAGCTGAGGTTTGGCTGGGAAGGGACTCCGGAGCCCTGGAGAAGGCAGCATAAAGCCATTTCACTTCGAGATAGCTCATTCAAAAGACAGCAGGGGTTTATAGCAATTAACGGCTGTTTCCACTTGATGGCTGTTGTGTGGCCggtctgtgcagcaaacagccGTCCCCCAGGATTCACTGTGCCCATGCTAATTCTCCGTGCTGGAGTCAGACAGTAAAAGAGCTGCACGGAACAAATTTCTCCTCTGCAGTGGGAGGCTGCCCTAGGTATAGCAGAGATCTTGGTTGTGCGTGTGTAGATGTGTGGTTTTGGGCTGGCTGGGACAGGCTGTCGCTTCCCTGCCATTGCTCTGTGCTTACTCAGCTGTTTGGTGGCTGTTCTCACAGCCAGGAGATAGGAGTGAGGATTTTGTGAGCCGTGGGTGAAGGGCAACCGCTGGGGACTtctgcagaatcacagaagaaCCTGTTACTCAGTGAAACGTCTAGATTATTGTCCCTAAACCAGAGCATTTTGGGACCAGAGCTGGTTGATTCTGGCCATGACCCCTCAGTCTGACAGCTCCCAACCACTGTTTACGTGGACTCCCAATCCAGGTGGTGTTGCCCTGCTGCCCCTGCTCGTGGGAAAGTGTCGCACCGGGGTCCGAGCCCCATCTACGTGAGAGTACCCATCACGAGCTGCTCCTGTAGAGCTCAGTGCAGGCCTTGTGAGAGCTTGGGCCCCAGCAACAGCTGCTGCTTACCTTCTGACGAGcctttaaaaatgaatcatTTTCATGAATAATCTAAGCCACTGGGCTGAATTTTTCAGGAATGGGGAGTACACTTGTGCAAACTCTTCCCCCGAGCTCTGCTGTGGTTGAGCTGCACTCCCTCGCCCTCGGCAGTCTCTGCCCAGGGATGCAAAGGGAGCTGGATCTAGCGATCGCTTTGGGTTGTAGGCTCGTGTGCTTGATGTCAGCCAGTCGAGCTTTGCTGGAAGTGCAAgactgcaggagaaaacagacaCGGAGTCTCTAGACCAGGTTTCACCAcagtgtgtttctgtgtgtgatctaggcagagcaggaggagagaatTATTTCCTAACAGCCCCAGGGTGGGAGCTGCTATCCTGTTGTAAGCCCAGTTGGGTTTGCAAGGAAGCCAAAACATGATGGAGAATGACTGTGGGTGATGAGATGTCAGGACATTCCTGTATCTCTGAGCACGCCTTCCCTGTGCTTGCTTCCATGTAGGTAGCAGAACTGGAGTCACAGGGGGCTCATGATTCCTCCAGCGAGAACAACAAGGAAGAGCTGAGCCAAACCCTGGAGGAGCTGGAACTACTGATCAAGGCTAAAGACGAGGTAATACCCCATGAAGCAAAGCCTGAAGCTGGGTGGCCTGTCAGTCACCAACACCCGGTGTGTCATTACAGCTCGTATGAGATCAGAGGGCACCTCGTGCTGTTGCATGTGCTGCCTACGCAAGCCAGGAGCCTCTGTAAGCCAGTGCAGCCCCCTCAGTGGTCTCCCACCCAGAGAAGCAAAGCTGACTGAGAGTAACGTGCTGGGAGTTTGCCATGCAAATAGCCTTGAGTGGAGAATCTCAGCCACTGCGCAAACGGCAGGGCTGTGTCTGACCCCTTCTCCTCTCAGCCATCCGCAGCTGTGGTTAGCCTCTAGTGTAGGAATTGCTTCTCCCTTTCACTGCATTTAAATGAATGATTTAAAGCAGAGTTTTCATCACAGAGGCTGTGATGCAGGGGAGATGTGGAGAGAATCTCTCTGATTTGCACATCTGCAGGCGCTCTGGTGGCTGTGCTTCAGCAGAGTGGGTGGACGGAGCCTTAGGGTTGGCGCCACAAAGCAAGGATAGGGAAGGGGGaggtgtttgttttggggttccTGATCCTTAGTGAGACGAgatctctcccccccccctccccagacctGCTGAGGCAAGAGTATGCAGAGGCTTTCACCCAACAGCTGAGCAGGGACCCTGGCCCCAAGAATCCAGGATCTCATCTTAACCAAGGATGCAGCAGGGTGCAGAGACCACTGAACCTTGCTGGCACTCCACTGGTCATCTTGATTAGGGACTAGGGGCTTAGAGGGAGGCAGCAGGTACAGCAGAAGTAGAAGGTTAGAAAGGGAGATATTAAAAATTGGAGCTGAGTGTGGTTATGTGATCCTCAGAGTGAGGGAAGGAGCCTTGGTTGGGGTATGTGGTGGGAGCTAGCCCCACTGGGACAGGGGTGGATCTGACATGATGCTTTTCCTCCTTGTGTTTTAGGAGATTCAGATGCTAAAAAGCCAGAAGTGTGGCCGATGGGAAGCAGAGGGTGAGCGTGAGGAGACACTGCAGAAGCTGCAGGTAAGGATGGCAGATCTGGGACACCTCTGCACTCAGAGAGATCCATCCCCATTTCTCCTTTGAGCCAAAGAGTGAATGCCGCAGAGCTGCGATGCCTATCTCTGCCTCTGGATGACGGGAACAGGTCCCTGCCTATGTCTCTGCCTTCTTCCACCCTCCCTGCATCTCTGAGATATGACGTGGGGCACAGTCAGCAGGCAATAGCAAGCCCAGCCTTCACGTACTCTGCTCTAGCGCTGGCAGTAGCCCCTGACATGGGAGTGGAGCAGGACCCGTGATGGCCCGTGACCCTCCATCTCTCAGAAGTCCTGcttggctggctggctggccagggatggctggggagcagagctctgacgctggctggctggcaggagggatgcaAGCTGTGCTGCACCTCAGGGCAAGGACACAGATGGAACCACGGTCTGTTGTGCAGTCTCTGGGGGCACTGCCTGCCTGTGTTTACCTCCAAGCTTCTGAACGAGGGGATCTGCTGCAGGACTCACCCCCGTACACAGGCACTGCCTTTCATGGCAGAATAATGTCTCTGAACATCAAATGCCATCAGACCTGGAGATGATAGGCATGTGAGGAGATCTGCATTTCTAGCACCTTTGCAAACTGTGGGCAGATGCCTGGGTCAGGGGAACACGTGCtcatgtgcgtgtgtgtgccaGGGTGCTGTGGCTCAAGATAGGGACATCCCTTGGTGAAAGAACTGATGGAGACCTGGGCTGGCTGGGTTGGTACCCCGGAGCTGGGCTGCTAGCAGGGCTGTTTTGTGAAGATAAGGGGGGGTGGGTCTGTGAGCAGCCTGTATCAGTGCTGGGGCAGCCACCTCACTGCATGTGTGTTCTTTGGCAGGAGCTGGAAACACGCaatgcagagctggagcagcgTCTTCACCTAGCTGAGCAGACGCTGGCAGAGACCCTAGCCGAGAGGGAGAAGATCCAGAATGAGGTCACCAAGGTGGCAGAGATAATGGATGTGAAGATATTTGAGCTCAGTGAGATCCGGCAGGGACTAGCCAAGCTGGTAGAGAGCAACTGAGCAGCAGCACGCTCAGAGGAGACACCTCCGGAGGAGGGGAACCCCAGCTGGGACTGGTCACTGACAGCAATTACGGTCACAGAACAGCCTCGAGGTCTGTTTGGGCAGGATACGCCAACATACCAGCAGCTGCCTGGACAGTGTGGAGACCAGCCGCAGCCACTTACTGCCCGCTGAACACCCAGACAGCGGGCAGAGAGGACCTGAGCTCCTGAATCCTCTACAGGGAGCATCTACGAGTCACAGCCAGACCTCTCTGGACCCTGTCATGGCTGTGGCGTGGTCCAGAGACAGCAGCTGTCCCCGTGCTGCCTTCCCAGCCTCCCTGCTGCCACACTGTGTCTCCCACgtttttacagttttctaaGGGAAGGGGCTGAGCAGCCTTCGCGgttttttcagtagttttttAGGAAACCACTTGCCTTTTGCAACTAAGCTGCCTGTTTCCCTGCctagggagggagggagaagttcTAGCACACTGAGGACAACAGttgctccttctcttccccagccctAACTACATCGCGTCTTTCTAACAGGATCCGGTAACACTGGTCACTGTCAGGAGCTTCCAGAGGTAGCAATGTCCCCACTGCAGAGAAGGGCGCTTGCCTGCCCGTGTGTCCTTTCCACTGTTCAGTCACACCctccagaggaaaaagaactgCAGGTTTTAAAGCTCTTATTAGTTTAACACAGTGGGATTTGATGACTCGTTAAAACTTTAAGCTGAGAAGAGCAGAGGCTTGGTTGAGAAAGGGGCACTTGAGAAATGGGACATCCCCGAGGGGATGGCCAACAAACTGCCAGATTGGCATCTCTCCCGGCCTCTAAGGGCTGCAGTTAATTGAAATTAAATGGAGCAAATCGCAGTTGCTCTtggtttcttttgttctctttttttttttttttttaattgggaaaCAGTCCACAGAGATGTCCTGCTCGGTGTCAGCCGTGCAGTATTCCTTGTGAAGGGTACAGGTCCCAGCTTGCCATGCTTGGCCAGATGAAACGAGAACAGGAGGCGTTCAGAGCATGCTGAGACCGGTGCCCTGCAGGGCCTGTGGGAAGCTTGTGAGTTAACATAGATGTTGTCTAGTAATAAGAATTGAGCAAGGCCCGAGGGAGGCACCACAGAAACCTGGAaagttgtgtgtgtgtcccccacgGCACCCGCTGCGCCCCCGTAGTTACCTAGGAGCATGCTTAGCCCTGTGCTGAATGACGAAGCAGTGTCTGTGTAGAAGTAGTTAGTAACCTTACAGGAGTGTTGATGGATTTggattttgttgttggttttttgccCTCTTTGCCGCTATAAGTTAGGCAAAGACAGCAGTAATCCTGGGAATGTTTCGCAGGTCTGCAGAAACTCCGGTACTTAGCAAGGCCTGGCTGCCAAGTACTGCCCTCTCCGCACCCAGCCGAACCTCGGCAGACCTGTGGGAAGGCGGTGCGGCTCCTCGGAGCCTGCCTCTCCTTTCACTCGCCTGGTGACCATGAGAGGAACCCACAGCTTCCACGCGCTGCCTGCAAGTCAGGGCAGGATTAGGTCTGGCACCTCGGGTATCTGCTGGAGTGGAGAACTGCTGGTGACTCTGTGCTGGATTGTGTCTAGGCAAAGCCCTTCCCTGTGCCAGGAGTGATGAGGAAACATTGAGATTTCCAGACCTGCATAGCCATggaaaggttttttgttttggggttggggttttttggggagtttgtttgtttgtttgtttttacttccctttttttttttttttttttttccttgcatgaAGCGTTCTCACAACTGTATGAGGCTGGAGCTACTGTAGTAATATTTGTTTCGGGGAGtttaagaagggaaggaagTAACTGGGTGGCAAAAATTTCTAGGGACTTGTTTACCACCCCATGCCAATGTCCATATTCTATTCCTACAGGAGCAGCCTTCTTTTGAAATAGAGATCAGCTCCAAGAAAGGTGTGTTTGGTTTGCATCTCCGTCACTCTAATatggagggaggagggtgggATTTGGGAGTATGGGAGAAAGAAAGTTGAGCCAAAGTTTCTTATGTTCtgtactcctcctcctcctcctctctcacaCTTCTCTTCTGGGCTGCGACCCACAAGGAGGAGCTGGGTATGGATCCTTAAATTCTGGCAGTGCCCGTTTCATAGCCCTGCCTCTTGGCCAGTGCCTGTGTGATGGGGCTGGCCAGACCAGCGTGTGCCACGCCTGGGCGAGTcatccctccccagggaggCCACGCTCGGACCCGTCCCAAGAAGTGAGAGGGAGGACCTGAGTCAAGCTGCTGCACATCCCAGCAGGACTCGGCTCTGAGTGGGGGAGAGGCAGCCAGGGCCAggctctgtttaaaaaataccaagaaaaaaaccccacagtgcTATGAAAAACCACAACTTTTAGGCTGCTGCTTATCCTCGTGTCCCATATGAAGCCAAAGCCCAGGTGCAACTGTGCACAAGGTGCCTGTGGAAGCAGTCCTAGCCCCCAGGTCTCCCATCGTTATGGTGTGTAAAATCGGCGTTGAGAGTGCTGCCAGGCTCAGACTGTGGACAGGGTATCTGGGTACCAACAGGAAGGGGTGCTATGCACTGGTCACGCAGGGATCCGGAAATAGTGTCTCCTGTCACGACTCAGCAGCTCAATATCTGATATCCTGGGGAGGTGTGACCCCTGGGAAGTCGTGTCTCTCTAGTGGGGGAGGTATTACGCCCCGTCATATCGTTAAGTGCAAATTCCTCCGCTCAGCCCTTGTGAAATCAGCACTGCTGCAGTAGGAACAAAGAGGGCCCCTTCGCTAAACGTCTCAAGCAGCCTGTTCATTGCAAACAAGCAGCGCTGTCCGTGTCTGCAAACTTTGCCATTGGAGCCGCCGTGTCCCTGGCGGGATGCTGGATGCTGTTTCCTCGCGCACAGCCTGCCTTGAGGCCGGCGGTACTTTCCATGCATTTGCTGTGCGTCGCTCTGTTGGCTAGTCAcagtcctggctgtgctcctttGCTCTCCCCTAGTCAGGAGCCAGGAACAGAGGCCATTTTCCTTTGCACTCTTCCCCACGGGTGCTAGTTGCAATTCTTTTCCTTGCCAGAATAATCTGAATAGTGGCTTTATGATGAGATCTGTCCTGTGCTCAGCATTTGTTAAAAGTCTTTTATTGAGGCATCGCAGGGCAGTGTGATGGATGGTTCTGGGCGGCACTTTCCGTTGCAGTCTTCCCCTTTTCTAAACTAATGAAAACCCATTCATCACCAGCTATTTCCACAAATGCCCTAAATCTGCGGTTAGCAATGAGACAACCCCACTGTagacagaacagcagcaaagcactAATTCCATCTGCCCCACTCTACTGAGCATTTAAAAAGGATTTCAATTGTGTTTCAGAACAGCAGCGCTCTAATAACACATCCCCACCGCGCACCTTCCAACCCTCGCCCCTTCCCTGTTTACGCTTCTCTTGCTTCAAAAGGGGAAAATCTTGTGTTACAAAAACCAGCGATGAAGGGCAAGGCTGCAGTGTTATGTTTGCTTCTGTCTCGCAATAACAATTACTGTCAGCAACTAACAGTGGCTTCCTTACTGGAGGAGAAATGCTACTGATTGCAGGTACCTCGAGAGACCTAATTCTTTTGGTAAATGAGGAACTTAATTATTCATAGAAAACCCAGACAGAACATTAGTAAAGGGAAGATGGGGAAAATGGTTCACGTGTGAGATCAGgatgaacaaataaaaaagtcttccaaccTTCCCCTCTTTGCACGCCCTTCTGATGAAGAGCAGCAAGGTGTGATTCTCTGCTCTGAGTCCAGACCTGAGACAAGGTCCTTCTGGCCAGCTCAGCAAGAGGAAATGGAGCTTCGCTATTGCAGGACGTGCCAATAACAGAGCCTCAGAAAAAAGGATGTGTCCAATGCAAACTCCATCTGACATGCCAATGCAGGCCTTCCAGGCTGAAGAGGAATGCAAATCCAGTCCAGACCTAGAGCTGACCTGGCAGTCAGAGTGGCAGACCACCAACAGCTCTGCCACTGCCTTGCTCTGCAAACTCCCTCGCCTCTCTGGGCTTTGATTCCTCCTCTTTCACAAAGTAGATAATTACCCTCCCTGAAGGACTGTTGCGCTTCAATTACTCACATCTACAAGGTGCCTGGAGagccaagagaagaaaaggctagCGCAGGCCAGACTGGTTAATATCTTAAGTCCGTTGAGTGATTTTGAACAAGAGgtaaaaatctttctcttcccaaaaagctgctgcagagcccccTGGTAATGTGTGCTGTGTTGTTAGGCAGCCTCACGTCAAAGTTACTTAACGGATTCTCTTTgatatctgtattttttgtgAGAACACACTGAAGCAAGTTtttggtggaggggaagcaacTAGGCACTTTGTTTCAAATCTCCAAAGGATCAAACTTGGGGGAATTTGTAATTAAATAGCACCATTAATGAAAAATAGGTGACCTAACCCTTTTGAGCTCCTGCATCTGGGCTGCAGAGATCAGCTGCTCTGTTACTCAGAGGATAGGTTATTTTTAGTTCAGAAATGGTCTGTTTACACTTGACAGCACAGGCAAGCGTACTCTGCGAGTGtaacaccccccacacacacacatgcacacactggAAGACAATTTCCGTGTGCACCAGAGAAGGCAATTAAAtgtgtgttttggaaaatgGCTGTGAACGCATAATAAAGCCCCAAAAACCCAGTGAGGTTCACAGTCCCCTTTCCCAGAGTAATTTATAATTATTACCGTTATTAGATTGTGGTGTGTAAAGGCAGTTTCTGCTCCGAGGGAAAAGAACATGAGCTACAGCACTAATCATCTCTGCACAAGGTCCTACCTCCTCCGTCGGCTTCCCTCCACCCtaccaaaaaagcagcagctgcaataATGCTGGAAATGAGACACTTGTGGTAAGAGCAAGCGACACTTCAGACACAAGAGATGTGGCAGCTCCAGAAACAGGTAAATGTGAAGGAGCAACACTTGCACACTCCAGTCGGCTCAGCTGAAGCACCGTTTGCATCCCCTCAGCTCCCTGGGCTCTGCTGAGCACGAGCCTGGGAAGTGAGAATTGATGGTA
This window of the Grus americana isolate bGruAme1 chromosome 28, bGruAme1.mat, whole genome shotgun sequence genome carries:
- the HOMER3 gene encoding homer protein homolog 3 isoform X3 gives rise to the protein MTFTKTSQKFGQWADSRANTVYGLGFASEQHLSQFAEKFQEVKEAARLAREKSQDKTELTNPALNITSHQVLPSPIISSNGPGEDKLFRSQSADVEITTEKERLKKMLSEGSVSEVQWEAEFFSLQDNNNKLVAALHEANANVDQWKKQLAAYQEETETLRQRVAELESQGAHDSSSENNKEELSQTLEELELLIKAKDEEIQMLKSQKCGRWEAEGEREETLQKLQELETRNAELEQRLHLAEQTLAETLAEREKIQNEVTKVAEIMDVKIFELSEIRQGLAKLVESN
- the HOMER3 gene encoding homer protein homolog 3 isoform X1, encoding MSTTREQPIFSTRAHVFQIDPATKRNWIPASKHALTVSYFYDATRNVYRIISVGGTKAIINSTITPNMTFTKTSQKFGQWADSRANTVYGLGFASEQHLSQFAEKFQEVKEAARLAREKSQDKTELTNPALNITSHQVLPSPIISSNGPGEDKLFRSQSADVEITTEKERLKKMLSEGSVSEVQWEAEFFSLQDNNNKLVAALHEANANVDQWKKQLAAYQEETETLRQRVAELESQGAHDSSSENNKEELSQTLEELELLIKAKDEEIQMLKSQKCGRWEAEGEREETLQKLQELETRNAELEQRLHLAEQTLAETLAEREKIQNEVTKVAEIMDVKIFELSEIRQGLAKLVESN
- the HOMER3 gene encoding homer protein homolog 3 isoform X2, producing the protein MGEQPIFSTRAHVFQIDPATKRNWIPASKHALTVSYFYDATRNVYRIISVGGTKAIINSTITPNMTFTKTSQKFGQWADSRANTVYGLGFASEQHLSQFAEKFQEVKEAARLAREKSQDKTELTNPALNITSHQVLPSPIISSNGPGEDKLFRSQSADVEITTEKERLKKMLSEGSVSEVQWEAEFFSLQDNNNKLVAALHEANANVDQWKKQLAAYQEETETLRQRVAELESQGAHDSSSENNKEELSQTLEELELLIKAKDEEIQMLKSQKCGRWEAEGEREETLQKLQELETRNAELEQRLHLAEQTLAETLAEREKIQNEVTKVAEIMDVKIFELSEIRQGLAKLVESN